The region GTTTTGTATCAATAGAACAATCTGGAATAAAAAACGCCCTTCATAGGGCGTTTTTTAATAATAATAATTTTTACTTAAAAGTACATATCTAACATTACAAGTTTCTACTTTCTACGATACTTTTAGCACTTTTGCGCCTCTAATTTTTCCTTGTTTTATTTCTAAGATTGCTTTATTAGCATCTTCTAGTTCAAATACCTGTACTTCAGGTTTAATAGGAATCTTCTCAGCTAGGGATAAAAAGTTTTCTACATCCTTTTTTGCAACATTGGCCACACTTTTAATCTCTTTTTCTAACCAAAGATCTCTTTCATAATCTATATTTTTTAGATACTCTTTATCGGTATTTTCTTTTCTAATAGCGTTTATTACAAGCCTTCCTCCTCTCTCTAAATTCTTAAGTGCTTCTACAACAGGCTTCCATGCTGGTGTTGTATCAATAATTGCATGTAATTTTTCAGGTGAAACATCCGGTATATCTCCTGTCCAGTATGCACCTAAATCCTTAGCGAACGCCCTTTCAGTTTCACTTCTTGTGAATACAAATATTTTTGAAGTGGGATACATGTATTTTATTAATTGAAGTACAAGATGAGCAGATGCGCCAAAACCAACAAGCCCTATATTGTATCCATCTTTCATATTACATAAACTTAAAGATCGAAATCCAATAGCTCCTGCACATAACAAAGGGGCAGCTTCTTCATCAGAGAAACTTTCCGGGATTTTAAATGCAAAATCTTCAGGGACTACAGTGTATTCAGCATATCCACCATTAACATCTCTTCCGGTAGCTTTGAATTCATAACATAAATTTTCTTTTCCCGAGAGACAAAATTCGCATTTCCCACATGATGAATTAATCCAAGCTATACCAACTCTGTCTCCTACTTTAAAGTGACTACAAGCTTTTCCTAATTCTTCAACCCTTCCAACAATTTGATGACCTAATATTATTGGAAACGTTGAAGGCATAGTTCTTCCTTCGATCTCATCTAAATCAGTTCTACATACTCCACATGTAGAAACTTTCACTAATATTTGTCTCTTTTCTGCTTTGGGTTTTGGTAAATCTTTTAATATTAAAGGATTTTTGTGTTCAAGGAGATCGCAAGTTTTTTCAAGAACCATTGCTTTCAAAGAATCACCTTCTTTTATCATTTATCGACTTTACTTACAATATTAACAAGTTCATCTGCTATATATGGATTACAATATATAGCGTTTGAATAAAATATGTCAGCATCTTTACCATTTAATTCGACTACCTTTCCGCCCGCTTCTTTTACTAATAGATATGCTGCAGCTACGTCCCAGGGATGTGAACCTACCGATATAAAAGCGTCTAAAAAACCAGAAGAAACATAGGCAATTTGCAAGGCAGCTGTTCCAAACAGTCTAATTCTCATAACTTTTTCTTCTAAAGCTTGAAAGTATAAATGAGTCTTTCCGCGTTTATTCCCTAAAGAAAGCATAGCATCTTCAAAGTTATTACACCAATGTGGATTTACTTTTTCATCGTTTAAGAAAGTACCCTTACCTTTTTGTGCAAAATAGAATAGATTCATAAAAGGGGCATATATTATGCCAAGTACTGGTTCCCTGTTTTCGACATATGCAATAGAAATGCAATTTTCTGGAATTCCTCGTGAAAAGTTTACTGTTCCATCTATTGGATCGATTACCCAATAGCTTTGCTCTTTAGGAATATGCTCGTATCCTGATTCTTCAGCTAAAAATGCAGAGTTTTTAAAACTTTGACTAATTTCTTTGATTAGATATTCTTGTATCATATAATCAACATCTGTAACCAAATCAGTTCTTGTGTTTTTAGAATTAACATGAAACCCTTCTGAGCTCCATTGTTTCAACTTTTCACCAGCGCTCTTAGCAATAGTTACTATTTGATCAACATCCGTTTTTGAAAACAAGCCAACATCACCTCAAATTATAGTATTATTTTTTGTATATGAAATTTTTTCTTTAGTCATTATAATTTTATCATTTTTTGAATTTAAATCAGTAGATAATATTGTATGATATAATAACCTAAAATCGTATTTTGAATTTAAAGAGGAGGTTTTATTTTTGTTTGCTAAAAAACTTAGAGACTGTCAAACAAGAAATAAATCTTTGATTTGTGTTGGGCTTGATAGCGATATAGAAAAGATTCCTTCACAATTCAAGGTCAATGGAGCAAAGGGTGTAGAAGAATTCAACAAATACATTATTTCTGAAACCTACGAATACGCATGTGCTTATAAAATAAATATTGCTTTTTATGAGATGCTAGGATATAAAGGGATAAAGACTTTAGAAAATACTGTTGAATACCTAAAAACATATTCTGATATTCCTGTAATAATTGATGCTAAAAGAAGTGATATTTCTAATACTGCCAAGGCTTATGCAAAATTTTATTTTGATTATTTAAAAGTCGATTCTATTACTATCAATCCACTGATGGGGGTTGATAGTATCGAGCCATATTTAGAATTTCCAAATTCTCATA is a window of Defluviitoga tunisiensis DNA encoding:
- the pyrF gene encoding orotidine-5'-phosphate decarboxylase, producing the protein MFAKKLRDCQTRNKSLICVGLDSDIEKIPSQFKVNGAKGVEEFNKYIISETYEYACAYKINIAFYEMLGYKGIKTLENTVEYLKTYSDIPVIIDAKRSDISNTAKAYAKFYFDYLKVDSITINPLMGVDSIEPYLEFPNSHIFALVLTSNPGANDFIIPNKLYLKILEKLRELEPKYKDQIGIVVGATQKEYFDEIVEKSEGMIYLIPGIGSQGGKIEDLKILVEKGKTMVINVSRGIIFSEDPKREIIKLREDLRGLTS
- a CDS encoding zinc-dependent alcohol dehydrogenase family protein, with product MKAMVLEKTCDLLEHKNPLILKDLPKPKAEKRQILVKVSTCGVCRTDLDEIEGRTMPSTFPIILGHQIVGRVEELGKACSHFKVGDRVGIAWINSSCGKCEFCLSGKENLCYEFKATGRDVNGGYAEYTVVPEDFAFKIPESFSDEEAAPLLCAGAIGFRSLSLCNMKDGYNIGLVGFGASAHLVLQLIKYMYPTSKIFVFTRSETERAFAKDLGAYWTGDIPDVSPEKLHAIIDTTPAWKPVVEALKNLERGGRLVINAIRKENTDKEYLKNIDYERDLWLEKEIKSVANVAKKDVENFLSLAEKIPIKPEVQVFELEDANKAILEIKQGKIRGAKVLKVS
- a CDS encoding inositol monophosphatase family protein — its product is MFSKTDVDQIVTIAKSAGEKLKQWSSEGFHVNSKNTRTDLVTDVDYMIQEYLIKEISQSFKNSAFLAEESGYEHIPKEQSYWVIDPIDGTVNFSRGIPENCISIAYVENREPVLGIIYAPFMNLFYFAQKGKGTFLNDEKVNPHWCNNFEDAMLSLGNKRGKTHLYFQALEEKVMRIRLFGTAALQIAYVSSGFLDAFISVGSHPWDVAAAYLLVKEAGGKVVELNGKDADIFYSNAIYCNPYIADELVNIVSKVDK